The following coding sequences are from one Prochlorococcus marinus CUG1438 window:
- the gltB gene encoding glutamate synthase large subunit, whose product MAESIKRIVEPYQDSYSPNGIIGEKDACGVGFIANVKGIESNWILKQSLKGLNCMEHRGGCGGDSDSGDGAGILCSIPWEYLAEKMDLKNNPDIDRGLGMVFMPNRKEKIEECKAICDQEADKLRVNNTFWRTVPVNNEILGPLAKANAPFICQWILDLDKKDHQDIERLLFQLRKRIEKKIRETFKNNVGDCEFYFASLSSQTIVYKGMVRSEVLSEFYQDLKEESFKVSFSVYHRRFSTNTLPKWPLAQPMRFLGHNGEINTLLGNINWAKASETHIDDFWGELSNDIKPIVDVNKSDSSNLDATLEINIRSGQPITDSLLKLVPEAFRDQPELKHREDIKAFYEYSASLQEAWDGPALLVFADGNFVGATLDRNGLRPARYSITKDGFVIMGSETGVVDIEEERVVEKGRLGPGQMLAVDFHKNEILRNWEVKSEAAQRHDYKNLLSNRTIKIENSEWFKDCKLKDLELLQQQTAYGFSAEDNDLILDSMASLAKEPTYCMGDDIPLAVLSSKPHILYDYFKQRFAQVTNPPIDPLREKLVMSLEMHLGERCTTFEIKDPKPFVHLKSPILNEEELISIKNSKIKSQTISSLFDIEEGVQGLENQLKAICKQSELSIKEGCSLIIISDKGISPKKTFIPPLLAVGAIHHYLLKKEIRLKASLIIETGQCWSTHHLACLIGYGASAVCPWLTFEAGRHWLKHPKTQKLIDSNKINSLSIIDVQENIKKALEDGLRKILSKIGISLLSSYHGAQIFEAVGLGSDLIKIAFDGTTSRIAGITLKELTNETLSIHTKAYPEIDLKKLEFLGFVQFRNNGEYHSNNPEMSKVLHSAVKQGPGYDHFETYKKLISNRPTTSLRDLLTINSNRKSIPLEEVESVESICKRFCTGGMSLGALSREAHEVLAVAMNRIGGKSNSGEGGEDPARFNVLNDIDENTQSATLPFIRGLENGDTACSAIKQIASGRFGVTPEYLRSGKQLEIKMAQGAKPGEGGQLPGPKVDSYIAKLRNSKPGVALISPPPHHDIYSIEDLAQLIHDLHQVHPKAKVSVKLVSEIGIGTIAAGVSKANADVIQISGHDGGTGASPLSSIKHAGLPWELGVAEVHKSLLENNLRERVILRTDGGLKTGWDVVIAALLGAEEYGFGSVAMIAEGCIMARVCHTNKCPVGVATQKEELRKRFKGIPENVVNFFLYIAEEVRQIMSSIGVSNMRELIGNQEFLSARNIHLPKTSNIDLSSLVNNEHSTTDRSWLEHSKNAHSNGCVLEDEFLSDTEFIDSIKNHKKLTKEIEIKNTDRSVCAKISGEIAELYGNTGFNGELNLNFKGYAGQSFGAFLLKGMNVQLIGEANDYVCKGMNGGILTIIPPKIDKNSSEQVILGNTCLYGATGGKLFALGKSGERFAVRNSGATAVTEGAGDHCCEYMTGGKVVILGSIGRNIGAGMTGGIAFIIDENNDLSNKVNKEIVSIHQITSSKQEDTLLEIIREYRAKTNSLKAAKIIENWSHFKSKFKLIVPPSEEEMLGITKM is encoded by the coding sequence ATGGCAGAGAGTATCAAAAGAATCGTTGAGCCATATCAAGATAGTTATTCCCCAAATGGAATAATTGGTGAGAAAGATGCGTGCGGAGTTGGGTTTATAGCAAATGTAAAAGGCATAGAAAGCAACTGGATTCTTAAACAATCCCTAAAAGGCCTTAATTGCATGGAGCATAGAGGAGGTTGTGGAGGAGATAGTGACTCAGGAGATGGAGCAGGAATTTTATGTTCAATTCCATGGGAGTATCTAGCAGAAAAAATGGATCTGAAAAATAATCCAGATATAGATAGAGGTTTAGGCATGGTTTTTATGCCTAACAGAAAAGAGAAAATTGAAGAATGTAAAGCAATTTGTGATCAAGAAGCAGATAAATTAAGAGTAAACAATACATTTTGGAGAACAGTACCAGTTAATAATGAAATTTTAGGCCCTTTAGCCAAGGCAAATGCTCCATTTATATGTCAGTGGATTTTAGATCTTGATAAAAAAGATCATCAGGATATTGAGAGACTTTTATTCCAATTAAGAAAAAGAATTGAAAAAAAAATAAGAGAAACTTTTAAAAACAATGTTGGGGATTGTGAATTTTATTTTGCTTCACTAAGTTCTCAAACAATTGTTTATAAAGGTATGGTACGTTCTGAAGTATTATCTGAATTTTATCAGGATCTAAAAGAAGAGAGTTTTAAGGTCTCATTTTCTGTTTATCATCGTAGGTTTAGTACCAATACTCTTCCAAAATGGCCGCTAGCTCAGCCCATGAGATTTTTAGGTCATAATGGCGAAATTAATACACTCTTAGGCAATATCAATTGGGCTAAAGCTTCAGAAACACATATAGATGATTTTTGGGGAGAGTTATCTAATGACATCAAGCCTATTGTAGATGTAAATAAAAGTGATTCATCAAATCTAGATGCAACCCTAGAAATTAATATTCGCTCAGGCCAACCCATAACTGATTCATTATTAAAACTTGTTCCTGAAGCATTTAGAGATCAACCAGAACTTAAACACAGGGAAGACATTAAAGCATTTTATGAGTATTCAGCGAGCCTACAAGAAGCTTGGGATGGGCCTGCTCTTCTTGTCTTTGCAGATGGAAATTTTGTAGGAGCAACGCTTGATAGAAATGGTTTAAGACCAGCAAGATATTCAATAACAAAAGATGGCTTTGTAATCATGGGTTCTGAAACAGGAGTAGTAGATATTGAAGAGGAAAGAGTAGTAGAAAAAGGTCGCTTAGGACCAGGACAAATGTTGGCAGTTGATTTTCATAAGAATGAAATCCTAAGAAATTGGGAGGTTAAATCTGAAGCAGCTCAAAGGCATGATTATAAAAACCTCCTAAGTAATAGAACTATAAAAATTGAAAATAGTGAATGGTTTAAAGACTGCAAACTAAAAGATCTTGAGTTGTTACAACAACAAACTGCGTACGGTTTTTCAGCAGAAGATAATGATCTTATTTTGGATTCAATGGCTTCATTAGCCAAAGAGCCTACTTATTGTATGGGCGACGATATTCCTTTAGCAGTGCTTTCTTCAAAACCACATATTTTATACGACTATTTCAAGCAAAGATTTGCGCAAGTTACAAATCCTCCCATTGACCCTCTGAGAGAAAAACTGGTAATGAGTTTAGAAATGCATCTTGGAGAAAGATGTACAACATTTGAGATTAAAGACCCTAAACCTTTTGTTCATTTAAAAAGTCCAATTCTCAATGAGGAAGAACTCATTTCTATTAAAAATTCAAAAATTAAATCTCAAACAATTTCAAGTTTGTTTGATATTGAGGAAGGTGTTCAAGGGTTAGAGAACCAATTAAAAGCAATTTGTAAACAGAGTGAGCTCTCTATAAAAGAAGGTTGCTCTTTAATTATTATTTCTGATAAGGGAATTAGTCCTAAAAAGACTTTTATCCCTCCTTTACTTGCTGTTGGGGCAATTCATCATTATCTTCTAAAAAAAGAAATTAGGCTAAAAGCTTCTCTAATTATTGAAACAGGTCAATGTTGGAGCACACATCACCTAGCTTGTTTAATTGGCTATGGTGCAAGCGCGGTTTGCCCTTGGTTAACTTTCGAAGCAGGAAGACACTGGTTAAAACATCCAAAAACACAGAAACTTATTGATAGCAATAAAATTAATTCATTATCAATAATTGATGTTCAAGAAAATATTAAAAAAGCTTTAGAAGACGGTCTAAGAAAAATTCTTTCGAAAATAGGCATCTCACTTTTATCTAGTTACCATGGAGCACAAATTTTTGAAGCTGTAGGCCTTGGATCTGACTTAATAAAAATTGCTTTTGATGGTACAACAAGCCGTATAGCTGGCATAACATTGAAAGAATTGACTAATGAAACACTTTCAATACACACTAAAGCCTATCCAGAGATCGATTTAAAGAAATTAGAATTTTTAGGATTTGTACAATTTAGAAATAATGGAGAATATCATTCCAATAACCCTGAGATGTCCAAAGTATTACATTCAGCTGTCAAACAAGGTCCAGGATATGATCATTTTGAAACTTACAAAAAACTCATTAGTAATAGACCCACAACATCTCTAAGAGATTTACTAACAATTAATTCAAACAGAAAAAGTATTCCATTAGAAGAAGTTGAAAGTGTTGAATCAATTTGCAAAAGGTTCTGCACTGGAGGAATGAGTTTAGGTGCCTTATCAAGAGAAGCGCATGAAGTGTTAGCAGTTGCGATGAATAGAATTGGTGGAAAAAGTAATAGTGGAGAAGGGGGAGAAGATCCAGCTCGTTTTAATGTTTTAAATGATATCGATGAAAACACTCAATCAGCGACGTTGCCATTTATTAGAGGTCTCGAAAATGGAGACACTGCATGCTCAGCTATTAAACAAATAGCATCAGGTAGATTTGGAGTTACGCCTGAATATCTAAGAAGTGGCAAACAACTCGAGATTAAAATGGCTCAAGGTGCAAAACCTGGAGAAGGGGGGCAATTGCCTGGTCCAAAAGTTGATTCTTACATCGCAAAACTAAGAAATAGTAAACCTGGAGTAGCTCTAATATCTCCTCCCCCGCATCATGATATTTATTCAATTGAAGATTTAGCTCAACTTATCCATGACTTACATCAAGTTCATCCAAAAGCGAAGGTGAGCGTTAAACTCGTTTCTGAAATTGGTATAGGTACTATTGCTGCTGGAGTAAGCAAAGCTAATGCAGATGTAATTCAAATTTCAGGCCATGACGGAGGCACAGGTGCTTCACCCCTAAGTTCTATTAAACATGCAGGTTTACCATGGGAACTAGGTGTTGCTGAGGTTCATAAATCGCTCTTAGAGAATAACTTGCGTGAAAGAGTAATTTTGAGAACTGATGGAGGTCTTAAAACAGGCTGGGATGTAGTGATTGCAGCTTTACTTGGTGCTGAAGAATACGGTTTTGGTTCTGTGGCGATGATAGCTGAAGGATGCATAATGGCTCGGGTTTGTCATACAAACAAGTGTCCTGTTGGAGTTGCCACTCAAAAAGAAGAATTAAGAAAAAGATTTAAAGGTATTCCAGAAAATGTTGTCAATTTTTTCTTGTATATTGCTGAAGAAGTTAGACAGATAATGAGTAGTATCGGTGTTTCTAATATGCGAGAACTGATTGGTAATCAGGAATTTCTTTCTGCAAGAAATATCCATCTTCCAAAAACTTCTAATATCGATCTTTCTTCTTTAGTAAATAATGAGCATTCAACCACTGATAGATCATGGTTAGAACATTCAAAAAATGCTCATAGTAATGGTTGTGTATTAGAAGACGAGTTTTTGTCTGATACTGAATTTATAGATTCAATTAAAAACCACAAAAAATTAACCAAAGAAATCGAGATAAAAAATACAGATAGAAGTGTTTGTGCAAAAATATCCGGCGAAATCGCAGAACTTTATGGCAACACTGGCTTCAACGGCGAACTCAACTTAAATTTCAAAGGCTATGCAGGACAAAGCTTTGGTGCCTTTTTATTGAAGGGAATGAATGTTCAATTAATCGGAGAAGCTAATGATTATGTTTGTAAAGGAATGAATGGAGGAATACTTACAATAATTCCACCAAAAATAGATAAAAACTCCTCTGAACAAGTCATACTAGGAAATACGTGCCTTTATGGAGCAACAGGTGGGAAATTATTTGCATTAGGAAAATCGGGAGAAAGATTTGCAGTAAGAAATAGTGGTGCTACAGCAGTAACAGAGGGAGCAGGTGATCATTGCTGTGAATATATGACTGGTGGAAAAGTAGTAATTCTAGGTTCCATAGGAAGGAATATTGGTGCGGGCATGACCGGTGGTATAGCTTTTATAATCGATGAGAATAATGATTTAAGTAATAAAGTTAACAAAGAAATAGTTAGCATTCATCAAATAACTTCATCAAAGCAGGAAGATACTTTATTAGAAATTATTAGAGAATATCGAGCAAAAACAAATAGCTTAAAAGCTGCCAAAATAATTGAAAATTGGTCTCATTTCAAGAGTAAGTTTAAATTAATTGTTCCCCCAAGCGAAGAGGAGATGCTTGGCATAACGAAAATGTAA
- a CDS encoding 30S ribosomal protein S12, with product MPTISQLIGSERKRLTRKTKSPALKACPERRGVCTRVYTSTPKKPNSALRKVARVRLTSGFEVTAYIPGIGHNLQEHSVVLLRGGRVKDLPGVRYHIIRGTLDTAGVKDRRQSRSKYGAKAPKD from the coding sequence ATGCCCACCATTTCACAATTAATAGGTTCAGAAAGAAAACGTCTGACTAGGAAAACAAAATCTCCTGCGCTTAAAGCTTGTCCTGAGAGAAGAGGAGTATGTACAAGGGTTTATACATCTACACCAAAAAAACCTAATTCAGCCTTGAGAAAAGTTGCAAGAGTAAGATTAACTTCAGGTTTCGAAGTCACGGCTTATATTCCTGGAATTGGACATAATTTGCAAGAACACTCAGTAGTATTACTTAGGGGTGGAAGAGTTAAGGATTTACCAGGAGTCAGATATCATATAATAAGAGGAACTTTAGATACGGCTGGAGTCAAAGATAGACGTCAATCCAGATCTAAATATGGAGCAAAAGCTCCAAAAGATTAA
- the rpsG gene encoding 30S ribosomal protein S7: MSRRNAAVKRPVLPDPQFNSRLASMMISRLMKHGKKSTAQRILSDAFSLISERTGGNAVELFETAVKNATPLVEVRARRVGGATYQVPMEVRQERGTAMALRWLVTFSRARNGKSMSQKLAGELMDAANETGSSVKKREDTHKMAEANKAFAHYRY; the protein is encoded by the coding sequence ATGTCACGTCGTAATGCAGCAGTAAAAAGACCAGTTCTCCCTGATCCTCAATTTAATAGTCGTCTAGCTTCAATGATGATATCTAGATTGATGAAACATGGCAAAAAATCTACAGCTCAAAGAATATTGTCTGATGCTTTTTCTCTAATTAGTGAAAGAACTGGAGGTAATGCAGTCGAGTTGTTTGAAACAGCTGTAAAAAATGCAACTCCTTTAGTCGAAGTAAGAGCTAGGAGAGTTGGTGGTGCTACTTATCAAGTCCCAATGGAAGTGCGCCAAGAAAGGGGTACCGCTATGGCATTGAGATGGCTTGTAACATTCTCTCGAGCTAGAAATGGCAAAAGCATGTCCCAAAAACTTGCGGGTGAGTTGATGGATGCAGCAAATGAAACTGGTAGCTCAGTTAAAAAAAGAGAAGATACTCATAAAATGGCTGAAGCAAATAAAGCTTTTGCACATTACAGATATTAA
- the fusA gene encoding elongation factor G, which yields MARDFPLERVRNIGIAAHIDAGKTTTTERILFYSGVVHKIGEVHDGAAVTDWMDQERERGITITAAAISTSWQDHRINIIDTPGHVDFTIEVERSMRVLDGVIAVFCAVGGVQPQSETVWRQADRYSVPRMVFVNKMDRTGADFLKVNKQIKDRLKANALPIQLPIGAEGDLTGIIDLVANKAYLYKNDLGTDIEEASIPPEMKEQADEWRLKLMESVAENDEELIEIFLETGELSEEQLKKGIREGVLKHGMVPVLCGSAFKNKGVQLVLDAVVDYLPAPVDVKPIQGVLPSGKEDVRPSDDNAPFSALAFKVMSDPYGKLTFVRMYSGVLSKGSYVMNSTKDAKERISRLVILKADEREEVDELRAGDLGAVLGLKNTTTGDTLCNTEDPIVLETLFIPEPVISVAVEPKTKGDMEKLSKALTALSEEDPTFRVSTDPETNQTVIAGMGELHLEILVDRMLREFKVEANIGAPQVSYRETIRSSSTGEGKYARQTGGKGQYGHVIIEMEPAEVGKGFEFVNKIVGGAVPKEYIGPASNGMKETCESGVLAGYPLIDVKVTLVDGSFHDVDSSEMAFKIAGSMAFKDGVKKCNPVLLEPMMKVEVESPDDFLGSVIGDLSSRRGQVEGQSVDDGLSKVQAKVPLAEMFGYATQLRSMTQGRGIFSMEFANYEEVPRNVAEAIISKNQGNS from the coding sequence TTGGCACGCGACTTTCCCCTAGAACGAGTAAGGAACATAGGTATAGCCGCTCATATTGACGCAGGGAAGACAACAACTACTGAAAGAATCTTGTTCTACTCAGGTGTAGTTCACAAGATAGGTGAGGTACATGATGGTGCTGCTGTAACAGATTGGATGGATCAAGAAAGAGAAAGAGGGATAACTATCACTGCTGCTGCAATTTCTACTAGTTGGCAAGATCACAGAATTAATATTATTGATACACCTGGACACGTTGACTTTACTATTGAAGTGGAAAGATCAATGAGAGTTTTGGATGGTGTAATAGCTGTATTTTGCGCAGTTGGTGGAGTTCAGCCTCAATCTGAAACAGTTTGGCGTCAAGCAGATAGATATTCCGTCCCTAGGATGGTTTTTGTTAACAAAATGGATAGAACTGGAGCAGATTTCTTGAAGGTTAATAAGCAAATTAAAGATCGACTTAAAGCAAATGCTCTCCCAATTCAGTTACCTATTGGAGCTGAAGGAGATCTCACAGGAATTATTGATTTAGTTGCCAACAAAGCATATCTCTATAAAAATGACTTAGGTACAGACATTGAAGAAGCATCAATCCCTCCTGAAATGAAGGAACAAGCAGATGAATGGAGACTCAAGTTAATGGAGAGTGTTGCAGAAAATGATGAAGAGTTGATAGAAATATTCTTAGAAACAGGCGAATTATCCGAAGAACAACTTAAAAAAGGAATCAGAGAAGGAGTTTTAAAACATGGAATGGTTCCAGTATTGTGTGGCTCAGCTTTCAAGAATAAAGGAGTACAACTTGTTTTAGACGCAGTAGTTGACTACTTGCCAGCTCCAGTTGATGTAAAACCAATACAAGGTGTTTTGCCAAGCGGAAAAGAAGATGTCAGGCCTTCGGATGATAATGCTCCTTTCAGTGCATTAGCTTTCAAAGTAATGTCTGATCCTTATGGAAAATTAACTTTTGTAAGAATGTATTCAGGTGTCCTCTCAAAGGGTAGCTACGTTATGAATTCTACTAAAGATGCAAAAGAGAGAATTTCGAGATTAGTAATTTTAAAAGCTGATGAAAGAGAGGAAGTTGATGAATTGAGGGCTGGAGATTTAGGTGCTGTATTAGGTCTTAAAAATACTACTACTGGTGATACTTTATGTAATACAGAAGATCCCATAGTATTAGAGACTTTATTTATTCCAGAACCAGTTATTTCTGTAGCAGTTGAGCCCAAAACTAAGGGGGATATGGAAAAATTGTCAAAAGCTTTAACGGCTTTGTCTGAGGAAGATCCAACTTTCAGGGTAAGTACTGATCCGGAAACTAATCAAACTGTAATTGCGGGTATGGGTGAGTTGCATCTAGAGATTCTTGTTGACAGAATGTTAAGAGAATTTAAAGTTGAAGCCAATATTGGCGCTCCTCAGGTTTCTTATAGAGAGACCATCAGGTCTAGTTCTACTGGTGAAGGTAAATATGCAAGACAAACTGGAGGAAAAGGTCAATATGGGCATGTAATAATTGAAATGGAACCTGCTGAAGTTGGTAAAGGTTTTGAATTTGTCAACAAAATTGTTGGCGGTGCTGTACCTAAAGAGTATATAGGTCCTGCGTCAAATGGTATGAAAGAAACCTGTGAATCTGGTGTTCTTGCCGGTTATCCCCTCATTGATGTAAAAGTAACACTAGTCGATGGTTCATTCCACGATGTAGACTCATCTGAAATGGCCTTTAAAATTGCAGGTTCCATGGCTTTTAAAGATGGGGTTAAAAAATGCAATCCTGTCCTGTTAGAGCCTATGATGAAAGTTGAGGTCGAAAGTCCTGACGATTTTCTTGGATCTGTAATTGGTGATCTCTCCTCTAGAAGAGGTCAAGTTGAAGGGCAATCTGTTGACGATGGATTGTCTAAGGTACAGGCCAAAGTGCCCTTAGCCGAAATGTTCGGTTATGCAACACAACTCCGATCAATGACACAAGGTCGGGGTATATTTTCAATGGAGTTCGCAAATTATGAGGAAGTTCCACGTAATGTTGCTGAAGCTATCATTTCCAAGAATCAGGGCAACTCCTGA
- the tuf gene encoding elongation factor Tu: protein MAREKFERNKPHVNIGTIGHVDHGKTTLTAAITNVLAKKGQAQAQDYGDIDGAPEERERGITINTAHVEYETEGRHYAHVDCPGHADYVKNMITGAAQMDGAILVCAATDGPMAQTKEHILLAKQVGVPALVVALNKCDMVDDEEIIELVEMEIRELLDSYDFPGDDIPIVQVSGLKALEGDSTWESKIEELMKAVDASIPEPEREVDKPFLMAVEDVFSITGRGTVATGRIERGKVKVGEEVEIVGIRDTRLTTVTGVEMFRKLLDEGMAGDNVGLLLRGVQKEDIERGMVLVKKGSITPHTQFEGEVYVLKKEEGGRHTPFFAGYRPQFYIRTTDVTGQITAFTSDDGSNVEMVMPGDRIKMTGELICPVAIEQGMRFAIREGGRTIGAGVVSKILK, encoded by the coding sequence ATGGCTCGCGAGAAGTTCGAAAGGAACAAACCACATGTCAACATTGGTACTATTGGCCACGTTGATCATGGAAAAACAACACTAACTGCTGCTATTACAAATGTATTAGCAAAAAAAGGTCAAGCTCAAGCTCAAGACTATGGAGACATTGATGGTGCTCCTGAAGAAAGAGAGCGTGGCATCACTATTAATACTGCTCACGTCGAATATGAAACTGAAGGCAGACATTACGCTCATGTCGATTGCCCTGGTCATGCTGATTATGTAAAAAACATGATTACAGGAGCTGCCCAAATGGACGGAGCTATTTTAGTTTGTGCCGCGACAGATGGTCCGATGGCGCAAACTAAAGAGCATATTCTTCTGGCTAAACAGGTTGGAGTTCCTGCTCTAGTAGTTGCTCTCAACAAGTGCGATATGGTCGACGATGAAGAAATTATTGAACTCGTCGAAATGGAAATAAGAGAACTTTTAGATAGTTACGACTTCCCTGGAGACGATATACCTATTGTTCAAGTTTCAGGTTTAAAAGCTCTTGAAGGTGATTCTACTTGGGAATCAAAAATCGAAGAATTAATGAAAGCAGTTGATGCTAGCATTCCTGAACCAGAGAGAGAAGTTGACAAACCATTCTTGATGGCTGTTGAAGACGTTTTCTCAATCACTGGTAGAGGAACAGTAGCTACAGGAAGAATTGAGAGAGGTAAAGTTAAGGTTGGAGAAGAAGTTGAAATTGTTGGAATAAGAGATACCAGATTAACTACTGTTACTGGAGTTGAAATGTTCCGCAAACTTCTTGATGAAGGAATGGCTGGTGATAATGTTGGACTACTGTTACGTGGTGTTCAGAAAGAAGATATCGAGAGAGGAATGGTGCTTGTTAAGAAAGGGTCTATTACACCTCATACTCAGTTTGAAGGAGAAGTTTATGTCCTCAAAAAAGAAGAGGGAGGTAGACATACGCCTTTCTTCGCTGGTTATAGACCTCAATTTTATATCAGAACAACTGATGTGACTGGTCAAATTACAGCTTTCACCTCGGATGATGGCTCTAATGTTGAAATGGTTATGCCTGGCGACAGAATCAAAATGACTGGAGAATTAATTTGTCCAGTAGCTATCGAACAAGGTATGCGATTCGCAATCCGCGAAGGTGGACGAACTATTGGTGCTGGAGTTGTATCTAAGATTCTCAAATAA
- the rpsJ gene encoding 30S ribosomal protein S10, producing the protein MTASIAQQKIRIRLKAFDRRMLDLSCDKIIQTADTTAASAIGPIPLPTKRKIYCVLRSPHVDKDSREHFETRTHRRIIDIYSPSAKTIDALMKLDLPSGVDIEVKL; encoded by the coding sequence ATGACTGCATCAATCGCACAACAAAAAATAAGAATAAGACTAAAAGCTTTCGATAGAAGAATGCTGGATTTGTCTTGTGATAAAATAATCCAGACTGCTGATACCACAGCTGCCTCTGCAATTGGACCAATACCTTTACCCACAAAAAGGAAAATTTATTGTGTTCTAAGATCACCACATGTTGATAAAGATTCCAGAGAACATTTTGAAACAAGAACTCACAGGAGAATTATAGATATCTATAGCCCCTCTGCAAAGACTATTGATGCATTAATGAAGTTGGATCTTCCTAGTGGTGTAGATATAGAAGTTAAACTTTAA
- a CDS encoding LON peptidase substrate-binding domain-containing protein yields MGELSVRELPLFPLPEVVLFPQEVLPLHIFESRYRIMLQSVLETDSMFGVIKWDPTSKTMANVGCCAQIIKHQTAEDGRSNIITLGQQRFQVLEIIRSTPFCSAMVSWINDENIENLQKLDSLKDLVTEALNDVINLTSKLTNTKKSLPDKLPDNPMELSFWIGAHLGGPVAEEQQRLLEERNTHTRLQREYEMLDHTRKQLAARTALKESFPDTKEN; encoded by the coding sequence ATGGGAGAGCTCTCAGTAAGGGAATTGCCTTTATTTCCTTTGCCAGAGGTAGTTCTTTTTCCTCAAGAAGTATTGCCTTTACATATTTTTGAATCAAGATATAGAATCATGCTTCAATCTGTTTTGGAAACTGATTCTATGTTTGGAGTTATAAAGTGGGATCCAACTTCTAAAACTATGGCTAACGTAGGATGCTGTGCCCAAATAATAAAACATCAAACTGCTGAAGACGGAAGAAGTAATATTATCACTCTCGGACAACAAAGATTTCAAGTTTTAGAAATCATTCGTTCAACTCCATTTTGTTCAGCTATGGTAAGTTGGATTAATGATGAAAATATTGAAAATCTTCAAAAATTAGATTCTCTAAAAGATTTAGTTACAGAGGCACTCAACGATGTAATTAATCTAACAAGTAAATTAACAAATACCAAGAAAAGTCTTCCAGATAAATTACCTGACAACCCTATGGAATTATCTTTTTGGATAGGAGCTCATTTGGGAGGCCCCGTTGCTGAGGAACAACAAAGACTTCTAGAAGAAAGAAATACTCATACTCGTTTGCAAAGAGAGTATGAAATGCTTGATCACACAAGGAAACAACTTGCGGCAAGAACAGCCTTGAAAGAAAGTTTTCCTGATACAAAAGAAAATTAA
- a CDS encoding methyltransferase domain-containing protein, translated as MIEFVLPLFIIFSFLLSLFTIWRLNARKYISSGTVASAYDSWTQDKLLERLWGEHIHLGFYTSGKKNIDFREAKVQFVHKLVEWSGLDKLPKGSRILDVGCGIGGSSRILAKYYGFNVTGVTISPAQVKRARELTPSGLNCNFQVMDALDLKFEDGSFDGVWSVEAGAHMNDKNKFADELLRTLRPGGYLALADWNSRDLRKHPPSFFEKLVLKQLLEQWVHPQFISINEFSYILRTNKNSAGKVIDGNWNIYTNPSWYDSIIEGFRRPFVILSLGPLAIVKSIREIPTILLMNWAFRKGLMEFGVYKCRG; from the coding sequence ATGATTGAGTTCGTATTACCTCTTTTTATAATTTTTTCTTTTTTATTATCTTTATTTACTATTTGGAGGCTTAATGCCAGAAAATATATTTCTTCTGGCACTGTAGCATCAGCATATGATTCTTGGACACAGGATAAATTACTTGAGAGATTGTGGGGAGAGCATATACATTTAGGCTTTTATACCTCAGGAAAAAAAAATATTGATTTTAGAGAGGCTAAAGTTCAATTTGTTCATAAATTAGTTGAGTGGAGTGGTTTAGATAAATTACCTAAAGGGTCAAGAATACTTGATGTTGGTTGTGGAATTGGGGGGAGTTCTAGGATTCTTGCTAAATATTATGGGTTTAATGTAACTGGGGTTACAATTAGTCCTGCTCAAGTAAAAAGAGCCAGAGAGCTTACTCCATCTGGACTAAATTGCAATTTTCAAGTAATGGATGCATTGGATTTAAAATTTGAGGATGGTTCATTTGATGGAGTGTGGAGTGTTGAGGCTGGTGCACATATGAATGATAAGAACAAGTTTGCGGATGAACTGTTGAGAACTTTGAGGCCAGGAGGATATTTGGCATTGGCTGATTGGAACTCAAGAGATCTCAGGAAACACCCGCCATCTTTTTTTGAAAAATTGGTTCTTAAACAATTACTTGAACAATGGGTACATCCTCAATTTATTAGTATTAATGAATTCAGTTATATTCTTAGAACTAATAAAAATAGTGCAGGAAAAGTTATTGATGGCAATTGGAATATTTATACAAATCCCTCTTGGTACGACTCTATTATTGAAGGTTTTCGAAGACCTTTTGTGATTTTGTCTCTTGGCCCTTTAGCGATAGTAAAGTCAATTAGAGAGATCCCAACAATACTTCTAATGAATTGGGCATTTAGAAAAGGCTTAATGGAATTTGGAGTTTACAAATGCAGGGGATAA